The Neodiprion fabricii isolate iyNeoFabr1 chromosome 4, iyNeoFabr1.1, whole genome shotgun sequence genome window below encodes:
- the LOC124181259 gene encoding transcriptional regulator ATRX-like isoform X1 produces the protein MDCSRDHMHDPFSLSVQCGPVGAVSVCTSHSDEDVDLGDILSFTSEASAEKPRYIGRRGYLKSKEENPETRSLILSLENQVPIRIIRSYNLSNEYSPKTGYRYDGLYVIVKCWIGVSPETGLKCYKFALRRLLHQDPPPWKLQTPCDRGVEPGANTNDTIISRCISMKKFQGRDGKMSQLHAPCNDNLSKATKSVEKEKQSLSKEERSPVGRAGNSSRPDITTTVTVLPGRKTVSDDHTNVQGSTIVTRRVSKKAPNNKPDSKQLISESSNKPSSEIQPRNELGEEERVKSQGTRLQNTNISIRYDLYDSSHNIKQRGSNIATYSGGGSGGFKPRMHIVPTRQLHFAGVDSSPGSSSRTISSVKMERVESIGGMKKLNLDEVCNEREISSLTHQQNPQLTVEHSYATQLTEGSELHDEKVEQNRQSFVNKAMNEREALLKPRQRERRNKKNSRECESHISSSIEETEVRKTVGALNRIQSTVNDNSPSEETLARRKLRDVSVPSPSESPPFKGFVSARNIDRKTWSESMEMASSLTVEKMLDIITEEKTSPMAKMLISTVIGFPHVETLPACNNNKESTLTNVHYEELDNSSQIATNRNKTGVQTAINKRTPLSMKTRSCAKLCEQTAAKTVQEKETVLNVSSEKLKMVDKTVLCLERIGSNYLPKLSRSRQFRCLDNSREQNIIEIVYTGKDSLGNQQVVDANLNHTHRLRSSGKVEISEKPKIKNPDIKATEQPHMLGSRAREVRVPSNGNRRWPDAVDANAANYTVTKRKSGSEFCRSHGEVDAYETVPRISENQENNTLSSAKSVDTVDCSKITKDSNIQLKDQIQTNGCLIGARKSSMSHKPEFVERTDDSCLQKSPRSDQTLVTESTEKSNSKRISGDKVSNFRGNLISERLQESKITSQNSEARDTTADSVARNFTGDNNKLSSLKPLGGVTRSKESGLVSRKKDRSPEKIRLAKRPRVRVKHKLEIANLVIDMNMSPRSQISKSRSGRSLRGVDYLRGGRSCPTILDQSRKRRNTEPVQHPTSLPKRMSKDAQIPNSSVRITGAANSMKELKLRKKSEGEKSLSNNNNNNNNRDIKNSTSMRRIGRTEKIVTKIKKPMKAKKSNIVTARRAIADIPKMIRKQDLMVKAKKQPSEVASRPTRREAVTRTRSGRSPRSLTIGRLCIRRPLPQSGETYALQTKNQRDKSERVVKQNLNPSKQPLPQREPAKFAQLNCNVEKRSAEVRTKSKMISVMVQCSLIPNPPESPICNLDANYRSKRNSPSDTNVNTGYLISEYIGSSSNSESKRVKHEVIDLIEIKSESGSENVVECQLDDDETDRVENSVLRIKPSTSNRAFAKSDRRESPLDLAGLHDQQSKDSLSNRGFVRYVPSRKQSTIVPVKTAELSFRIAQLESIGFKPIKPGIHPDDESEHGRRSTSDSPRILYVSRVVKRGVNEEYDKYTSEETNVVQYMDSELSYEDIENEDKDFYVQKMEFVKFGDTIDEESVHISESHGEEEEEEEELEEEDEEEEEDEENVKDDEEREEDFGRDLKTEWQSQLNEDRNSSNIDDHDQSAADSDGDVPPWHGWRKIISNKETHFVGW, from the exons ATGGACTGTTCGAGAGATCACATGCATGATCCTTTCAGTTTGAGCGTGCAATGCGGTCCAGTAGGGGCAGTTTCTGTCTGCACCTCCCATTCAGACGAGGACGTTGACTTGGGAGACATATTGAGCTTCACATCTGAGGCAAGCGCTGAGAAGCCGCGATACATTGGTAGGCGAGGATATCTTAAGAGCAAAGAGGAAAATCCAGAGACCAGGTCCTTGATCTTGAGCTTGGAGAATCAGGTGCCGATACGCATAATTAGAAGCTACAATTTATCCAATGAATACTCGCCAAAGACGGGTTATCGCTACGATGGCTTGTATGTTATCGTAAAATGCTGGATTGGTGTATCTCCGGAAACAGGTTTAAAGTGCTATAAATTTGCACTGAGACGACTTCTACACCAGGATCCCCCACCCTGGAAATTGCAGACTCCTTGCGACAGAGGCGTTGAACCAGGCGCCAATACCAATGATACGATTATATCTCGATGTATTTCTATGAAGAAGTTTCAGGGCAGAGATGGGAAAATG TCGCAACTGCACGCACCTTGCAACGATAATCTGAGTAAAGCTACTAAATCTGtggagaaagagaaacaaagTTTATCCAAAGAAGAAAGATCCCCAGTCGGAAGAGCAGGTAATTCGAGCAGACCCGATATCACGACAACAGTGACAGTTTTACCAGGTAGAAAAACTGTCTCGGACGATCATACAAATGTTCAAGGTAGCACGATTGTTACGAGACGTGTATCCAAAAAAGCACCAAACAACAAACCCGACAGTAAACAACTAATTTCTGAGTCCAGTAACAAACCGTCCAGTGAAATACAGCCACGAAACGAACTGGGTGAAGAAGAGAGAGTAAAGTCTCAGGGCACGCGACTCCAGAACACGAACATATCGATTCGATACGATTTGTACGATTCTTCTCACAACATTAAGCAGCGTGGTTCTAACATCGCGACTTACAGCGGCGGCGGAAGTGGTGGGTTCAAACCGCGCATGCACATTGTTCCTACTAGACAGCTCCACTTCGCAGGAGTTGATTCGTCACCCGGCAGCAGTAGCCGGACGATTTCGAGTGTGAAAATGGAGCGAGTCGAGTCAATCGGCGGTATGAAGAAGCTGAATCTTGACGAAGTTTGtaatgaaagagaaatttcGTCGCTGACCCATCAACAAAACCCGCAATTAACTGTGGAACACTCATACGCTACGCAATTGACAGAGGGGTCGGAACTGCACGACGAAAAGGTTGAACAAAATCGTCAAAGTTTTGTAAATAAGGCGATGAATGAAAGGGAAGCGCTTCTGAAACCTCGGCAAAGAGAAaggagaaataagaaaaatagtCGAGAGTGTGAATCTCATATATCGTCTTCAATCGAGGAGACAGAAGTGCGAAAAACCGTTGGTGCTTTGAATAGAATTCAATCAACCGTCAACGACAATTCTCCTTCTGAAGAAACGTTGGCTAGAAGAAAGCTTAGGGATGTTTCGGTCCCTTCGCCTTCTGAGAGTCCACCATTCAAGGGATTCGTATCGGCCAGGAACATCGATAGGAAAACATGGTCCGAATCCATGGAAATGGCAAGTTCGCTCACTGTTGAGAAAATGCTGGATATAATAACGGAGGAAAAGACTAGTCCAATGGCAAAGATGCTAATAAGTACTGTGATTGGATTCCCCCATGTCGAGACCCTTCCTGCCTGCAACAATAACAAGGAAAGCACACTAACGAATGTCCATTATGAAGAGCTGGATAATTCGTCGCAGATAGCGACAAATCGGAATAAAACTGGAGTCCAAACTGCCATCAATAAACGAACACCGTTGAGCATGAAAACCAGATCCTGTGCTAAACTTTGTGAGCAAACAGCAGCGAAAACTGttcaagaaaaagaaacagtcCTTAATGTATCCAGTGAAAAGTTGAAGATGGTCGACAAAACTGTATTGTGTTTGGAAAGAATCGGTAGTAACTATCTGCCGAAACTGTCACGTTCAAGGCAATTCAGATGCCTGGATAACAGCAGAGAGCAAAACATTATCGAAATAGTTTACACCGGCAAAGATTCGCTCGGAAATCAACAAGTGGTGGATGCAAATTTGAATCATACACACAGGTTAAGGTCTAGCGGAAAAGTAGAAATCAGCGAAAAGCCAAAGATTAAAAACCCTGATATCAAAGCTACCGAACAACCGCACATGCTCGGTAGCAGAGCGAGAGAAGTTCGCGTCCCGAGTAACGGAAATCGGCGATGGCCTGACGCAGTGGATGCCAATGCTGCTAATTATACAGTAACGAAGCGTAAAAGCGGATCTGAGTTTTGCAGAAGTCATGGAGAAGTTGACGCATATGAAACTGTTCCAAGAATAAGCGAAAACCAGGAAAATAACACATTGAGCAGCGCGAAGTCGGTTGATACTGTCGACTGttcaaaaataacgaaagattCGAATATACAATTGAAAGACCAGATTCAAACGAACGGCTGCTTGATCGGCGCGAGGAAATCCTCAATGTCACATAAGCCAGAATTTGTCGAAAGAACAGACGATTCTTGTCTTCAAAAATCTCCGCGCAGCGATCAGACCCTTGTGACAGAATCAACTGAGAAATCTAACAGCAAACGAATTTCAGGTGACAAAGTGTCGAATTTTCGGGGAAATCTGATTTCGGAAAGGTTGCAGGAATCCAAAATAACTTCTCAAAATTCTGAAGCGCGTGATACCACTGCAGATTCGGTAGCTCGAAACTTTACTGGCGATAACAATAAGCTATCGAGTCTTAAACCGCTTGGAGGAGTTACGCGTTCCAAGGAATCTGGGCTGGTATCCAGGAAGAAAGATAGATCGCCGGAAAAGATCAGACTGGCGAAAAGGCCGAGAGTTCGTGTCAAACACAAGCTGGAAATAGCAAATTTAGTCATAGACATGAACATGAGCCCCAGATCGCAAATCTCTAAATCAAGATCGGGTCGATCGCTGAGGGGCGTAGATTACTTACGTGGCGGTAGAAGTTGCCCGACTATCCTGGATCAGTCGAGGAAACGAAGGAACACCGAGCCCGTTCAGCACCCGACGAGTTTGCCAAAGCGAATGAGTAAGGATGCCCAGATTCCAAATTCTTCTGTCCGAATTACGGGTGCAGCGAATTCCATGAAGGAGCTTAAACTTCGGAAGAAGTCGGAAGGGGAGAAATCACTAtcaaataacaacaacaacaacaacaacagggATATTAAGAACAGTACTTCGATGCGACGGATCGGTAGAACAGAAAAAATcgtcacaaaaataaaaaaaccaatgAAAGCTAAGAAGTCTAACATCGTTACAGCGAGGAGAGCGATAGCAGACATACCGAAGATGATTCGTAAACAAGATTTGATGGTAAAGGCCAAGAAACAGCCCAGTGAAGTAGCTTCGAGACCCACGAGGCGAGAGGCTGTGACCAGAACGCGGAGCGGAAGAAGTCCCAGAAGTCTGACCATCGGAAGACTTTGTATTCGCAGACCGTTGCCTCAGAGTGGCGAAACCTATGCGCTACAGACGAAGAATCAGCGGGATAAGAGTGAGAGAGTGgttaaacaaaatttaaatccTAGTAAACAGCCGCTGCCTCAGAGAGAGCCAGCAAAATTCGCGCAGCTTAACTGCAACGTCGAAAAAAGATCAGCTGAGGTGCGTACGAAGTCGAAAATGATCAGCGTCATGGTGCAGTGTTCTCTTATTCCAAATCCTCCAGAATCTCCTATCTGCAATCTCGATGCCAACTATCGCTCGAAGAGAAACAGTCCATCAGATACAAACGTAAACACTGGATATCTGATCAGTGAGTACATCGGTAGTTCGTCTAATTCTGAATCGAAAAGAGTGAAACACGAGGTGATCGATTTGATCGAGATCAAGTCGGAGAGCGGCAGCGAAAACGTCGTCGAATGCCAGTTGGACGACGACGAAACTGACAGGGTCGAAAATTCAGTCCTTCGAATAAAACCTTCAACGAGTAATCGAGCCTTTGCAAAGTCTGATCGCAGGGAATCGCCTCTTGATTTGGCAGGCCTCCACGATCAGCAAAGCAAGGATTCGCTTTCGAACAGAGGTTTCGTACGCTACGTTCCAAGCCGAAAACAGTCGACCATTGTCCCGGTGAAAACAGCGGAGTTAAGCTTCAGGATCGCGCAGCTAGAGTCGATCGGATTCAAGCCAATAAAACCTGGGATTCATCCCGACGACGAATCGGAACACGGGCGGCGAAGCACCAGCGATAGTCCCAGAATATTGTACGTGAGCAGGGTCGTGAAACGAGGCGTGAACGAGGAATACGACAAGTATACAAGCGAAGAGACTAACGTCGTTCAGTACATGGACAGTGAGTTGTCCTACGAGGACATAGAGAACGAAGATAAAGATTTCTACGTTCAAAAAATGGAGTTTGTCAAATTCGGGGACACTATAGACGAGGAAAGTGTTCATATCTCAGAGTCGCATGgtgaagaggaggaagaggaggaggagttggaggaagaggacgaggaagaagaagaagacgaggagaacgtCAAGGACGACGAAGAACGGGAGGAGGATTTTGGACGTGATCTTAAAACGGAATGGCAATCTCAGCTCAACGAAGATAGAAACAGTTCCAATATCGACGATCACGATCAGTCGGCTGCCGATTCTGATGGCGACGTACCGCCGTGGCACGGTTGgaggaaaattatttccaataaAGAGACTCATTTTGTCGGATGGTAA
- the LOC124181259 gene encoding transcriptional regulator ATRX-like isoform X2 has protein sequence MKKFQGRDGKMSQLHAPCNDNLSKATKSVEKEKQSLSKEERSPVGRAGNSSRPDITTTVTVLPGRKTVSDDHTNVQGSTIVTRRVSKKAPNNKPDSKQLISESSNKPSSEIQPRNELGEEERVKSQGTRLQNTNISIRYDLYDSSHNIKQRGSNIATYSGGGSGGFKPRMHIVPTRQLHFAGVDSSPGSSSRTISSVKMERVESIGGMKKLNLDEVCNEREISSLTHQQNPQLTVEHSYATQLTEGSELHDEKVEQNRQSFVNKAMNEREALLKPRQRERRNKKNSRECESHISSSIEETEVRKTVGALNRIQSTVNDNSPSEETLARRKLRDVSVPSPSESPPFKGFVSARNIDRKTWSESMEMASSLTVEKMLDIITEEKTSPMAKMLISTVIGFPHVETLPACNNNKESTLTNVHYEELDNSSQIATNRNKTGVQTAINKRTPLSMKTRSCAKLCEQTAAKTVQEKETVLNVSSEKLKMVDKTVLCLERIGSNYLPKLSRSRQFRCLDNSREQNIIEIVYTGKDSLGNQQVVDANLNHTHRLRSSGKVEISEKPKIKNPDIKATEQPHMLGSRAREVRVPSNGNRRWPDAVDANAANYTVTKRKSGSEFCRSHGEVDAYETVPRISENQENNTLSSAKSVDTVDCSKITKDSNIQLKDQIQTNGCLIGARKSSMSHKPEFVERTDDSCLQKSPRSDQTLVTESTEKSNSKRISGDKVSNFRGNLISERLQESKITSQNSEARDTTADSVARNFTGDNNKLSSLKPLGGVTRSKESGLVSRKKDRSPEKIRLAKRPRVRVKHKLEIANLVIDMNMSPRSQISKSRSGRSLRGVDYLRGGRSCPTILDQSRKRRNTEPVQHPTSLPKRMSKDAQIPNSSVRITGAANSMKELKLRKKSEGEKSLSNNNNNNNNRDIKNSTSMRRIGRTEKIVTKIKKPMKAKKSNIVTARRAIADIPKMIRKQDLMVKAKKQPSEVASRPTRREAVTRTRSGRSPRSLTIGRLCIRRPLPQSGETYALQTKNQRDKSERVVKQNLNPSKQPLPQREPAKFAQLNCNVEKRSAEVRTKSKMISVMVQCSLIPNPPESPICNLDANYRSKRNSPSDTNVNTGYLISEYIGSSSNSESKRVKHEVIDLIEIKSESGSENVVECQLDDDETDRVENSVLRIKPSTSNRAFAKSDRRESPLDLAGLHDQQSKDSLSNRGFVRYVPSRKQSTIVPVKTAELSFRIAQLESIGFKPIKPGIHPDDESEHGRRSTSDSPRILYVSRVVKRGVNEEYDKYTSEETNVVQYMDSELSYEDIENEDKDFYVQKMEFVKFGDTIDEESVHISESHGEEEEEEEELEEEDEEEEEDEENVKDDEEREEDFGRDLKTEWQSQLNEDRNSSNIDDHDQSAADSDGDVPPWHGWRKIISNKETHFVGW, from the exons ATGAAGAAGTTTCAGGGCAGAGATGGGAAAATG TCGCAACTGCACGCACCTTGCAACGATAATCTGAGTAAAGCTACTAAATCTGtggagaaagagaaacaaagTTTATCCAAAGAAGAAAGATCCCCAGTCGGAAGAGCAGGTAATTCGAGCAGACCCGATATCACGACAACAGTGACAGTTTTACCAGGTAGAAAAACTGTCTCGGACGATCATACAAATGTTCAAGGTAGCACGATTGTTACGAGACGTGTATCCAAAAAAGCACCAAACAACAAACCCGACAGTAAACAACTAATTTCTGAGTCCAGTAACAAACCGTCCAGTGAAATACAGCCACGAAACGAACTGGGTGAAGAAGAGAGAGTAAAGTCTCAGGGCACGCGACTCCAGAACACGAACATATCGATTCGATACGATTTGTACGATTCTTCTCACAACATTAAGCAGCGTGGTTCTAACATCGCGACTTACAGCGGCGGCGGAAGTGGTGGGTTCAAACCGCGCATGCACATTGTTCCTACTAGACAGCTCCACTTCGCAGGAGTTGATTCGTCACCCGGCAGCAGTAGCCGGACGATTTCGAGTGTGAAAATGGAGCGAGTCGAGTCAATCGGCGGTATGAAGAAGCTGAATCTTGACGAAGTTTGtaatgaaagagaaatttcGTCGCTGACCCATCAACAAAACCCGCAATTAACTGTGGAACACTCATACGCTACGCAATTGACAGAGGGGTCGGAACTGCACGACGAAAAGGTTGAACAAAATCGTCAAAGTTTTGTAAATAAGGCGATGAATGAAAGGGAAGCGCTTCTGAAACCTCGGCAAAGAGAAaggagaaataagaaaaatagtCGAGAGTGTGAATCTCATATATCGTCTTCAATCGAGGAGACAGAAGTGCGAAAAACCGTTGGTGCTTTGAATAGAATTCAATCAACCGTCAACGACAATTCTCCTTCTGAAGAAACGTTGGCTAGAAGAAAGCTTAGGGATGTTTCGGTCCCTTCGCCTTCTGAGAGTCCACCATTCAAGGGATTCGTATCGGCCAGGAACATCGATAGGAAAACATGGTCCGAATCCATGGAAATGGCAAGTTCGCTCACTGTTGAGAAAATGCTGGATATAATAACGGAGGAAAAGACTAGTCCAATGGCAAAGATGCTAATAAGTACTGTGATTGGATTCCCCCATGTCGAGACCCTTCCTGCCTGCAACAATAACAAGGAAAGCACACTAACGAATGTCCATTATGAAGAGCTGGATAATTCGTCGCAGATAGCGACAAATCGGAATAAAACTGGAGTCCAAACTGCCATCAATAAACGAACACCGTTGAGCATGAAAACCAGATCCTGTGCTAAACTTTGTGAGCAAACAGCAGCGAAAACTGttcaagaaaaagaaacagtcCTTAATGTATCCAGTGAAAAGTTGAAGATGGTCGACAAAACTGTATTGTGTTTGGAAAGAATCGGTAGTAACTATCTGCCGAAACTGTCACGTTCAAGGCAATTCAGATGCCTGGATAACAGCAGAGAGCAAAACATTATCGAAATAGTTTACACCGGCAAAGATTCGCTCGGAAATCAACAAGTGGTGGATGCAAATTTGAATCATACACACAGGTTAAGGTCTAGCGGAAAAGTAGAAATCAGCGAAAAGCCAAAGATTAAAAACCCTGATATCAAAGCTACCGAACAACCGCACATGCTCGGTAGCAGAGCGAGAGAAGTTCGCGTCCCGAGTAACGGAAATCGGCGATGGCCTGACGCAGTGGATGCCAATGCTGCTAATTATACAGTAACGAAGCGTAAAAGCGGATCTGAGTTTTGCAGAAGTCATGGAGAAGTTGACGCATATGAAACTGTTCCAAGAATAAGCGAAAACCAGGAAAATAACACATTGAGCAGCGCGAAGTCGGTTGATACTGTCGACTGttcaaaaataacgaaagattCGAATATACAATTGAAAGACCAGATTCAAACGAACGGCTGCTTGATCGGCGCGAGGAAATCCTCAATGTCACATAAGCCAGAATTTGTCGAAAGAACAGACGATTCTTGTCTTCAAAAATCTCCGCGCAGCGATCAGACCCTTGTGACAGAATCAACTGAGAAATCTAACAGCAAACGAATTTCAGGTGACAAAGTGTCGAATTTTCGGGGAAATCTGATTTCGGAAAGGTTGCAGGAATCCAAAATAACTTCTCAAAATTCTGAAGCGCGTGATACCACTGCAGATTCGGTAGCTCGAAACTTTACTGGCGATAACAATAAGCTATCGAGTCTTAAACCGCTTGGAGGAGTTACGCGTTCCAAGGAATCTGGGCTGGTATCCAGGAAGAAAGATAGATCGCCGGAAAAGATCAGACTGGCGAAAAGGCCGAGAGTTCGTGTCAAACACAAGCTGGAAATAGCAAATTTAGTCATAGACATGAACATGAGCCCCAGATCGCAAATCTCTAAATCAAGATCGGGTCGATCGCTGAGGGGCGTAGATTACTTACGTGGCGGTAGAAGTTGCCCGACTATCCTGGATCAGTCGAGGAAACGAAGGAACACCGAGCCCGTTCAGCACCCGACGAGTTTGCCAAAGCGAATGAGTAAGGATGCCCAGATTCCAAATTCTTCTGTCCGAATTACGGGTGCAGCGAATTCCATGAAGGAGCTTAAACTTCGGAAGAAGTCGGAAGGGGAGAAATCACTAtcaaataacaacaacaacaacaacaacagggATATTAAGAACAGTACTTCGATGCGACGGATCGGTAGAACAGAAAAAATcgtcacaaaaataaaaaaaccaatgAAAGCTAAGAAGTCTAACATCGTTACAGCGAGGAGAGCGATAGCAGACATACCGAAGATGATTCGTAAACAAGATTTGATGGTAAAGGCCAAGAAACAGCCCAGTGAAGTAGCTTCGAGACCCACGAGGCGAGAGGCTGTGACCAGAACGCGGAGCGGAAGAAGTCCCAGAAGTCTGACCATCGGAAGACTTTGTATTCGCAGACCGTTGCCTCAGAGTGGCGAAACCTATGCGCTACAGACGAAGAATCAGCGGGATAAGAGTGAGAGAGTGgttaaacaaaatttaaatccTAGTAAACAGCCGCTGCCTCAGAGAGAGCCAGCAAAATTCGCGCAGCTTAACTGCAACGTCGAAAAAAGATCAGCTGAGGTGCGTACGAAGTCGAAAATGATCAGCGTCATGGTGCAGTGTTCTCTTATTCCAAATCCTCCAGAATCTCCTATCTGCAATCTCGATGCCAACTATCGCTCGAAGAGAAACAGTCCATCAGATACAAACGTAAACACTGGATATCTGATCAGTGAGTACATCGGTAGTTCGTCTAATTCTGAATCGAAAAGAGTGAAACACGAGGTGATCGATTTGATCGAGATCAAGTCGGAGAGCGGCAGCGAAAACGTCGTCGAATGCCAGTTGGACGACGACGAAACTGACAGGGTCGAAAATTCAGTCCTTCGAATAAAACCTTCAACGAGTAATCGAGCCTTTGCAAAGTCTGATCGCAGGGAATCGCCTCTTGATTTGGCAGGCCTCCACGATCAGCAAAGCAAGGATTCGCTTTCGAACAGAGGTTTCGTACGCTACGTTCCAAGCCGAAAACAGTCGACCATTGTCCCGGTGAAAACAGCGGAGTTAAGCTTCAGGATCGCGCAGCTAGAGTCGATCGGATTCAAGCCAATAAAACCTGGGATTCATCCCGACGACGAATCGGAACACGGGCGGCGAAGCACCAGCGATAGTCCCAGAATATTGTACGTGAGCAGGGTCGTGAAACGAGGCGTGAACGAGGAATACGACAAGTATACAAGCGAAGAGACTAACGTCGTTCAGTACATGGACAGTGAGTTGTCCTACGAGGACATAGAGAACGAAGATAAAGATTTCTACGTTCAAAAAATGGAGTTTGTCAAATTCGGGGACACTATAGACGAGGAAAGTGTTCATATCTCAGAGTCGCATGgtgaagaggaggaagaggaggaggagttggaggaagaggacgaggaagaagaagaagacgaggagaacgtCAAGGACGACGAAGAACGGGAGGAGGATTTTGGACGTGATCTTAAAACGGAATGGCAATCTCAGCTCAACGAAGATAGAAACAGTTCCAATATCGACGATCACGATCAGTCGGCTGCCGATTCTGATGGCGACGTACCGCCGTGGCACGGTTGgaggaaaattatttccaataaAGAGACTCATTTTGTCGGATGGTAA